One Nonomuraea angiospora DNA segment encodes these proteins:
- a CDS encoding DUF58 domain-containing protein, with the protein MITRAGWGLAAASVLVYAVGAPLGYAQAAVLAVAGLAAVGASALWTLRGAGLDVRRELTPVKVARGEPAVALLHVRNTGRRRHAGLVARDTCRGTSVTVEVPALARDTARTVSYRLPTRRRGETPVGPLLLDRTDPFGLARRSIAYGRTDLLLVRPRTVPLAPPHAGRRRHLDGLDSRSAPNGAISFNGLRDYVIGDDLRHVHWRSTARTGVLMVKELTDVNLPSTVTVLDTRYSSYEGDDEFELAVDVAASVACAVTRDRFPVRLLTGAGELLHAKGGPGETEEVLDRLAVVERSEQADAPLHALRRAGSGGALVLVSGSFAGLADVAAVRRRFDEVLFVRVGEPVEGGRPAAAGVTVIEISDLADLAAAWPR; encoded by the coding sequence GTGATCACCAGGGCGGGGTGGGGCCTGGCGGCCGCCTCGGTGCTGGTCTACGCCGTGGGGGCGCCGCTCGGGTACGCCCAGGCGGCGGTCCTCGCGGTGGCGGGGCTGGCCGCCGTGGGCGCGAGCGCGCTGTGGACGCTGCGCGGCGCCGGGCTGGACGTGCGGCGGGAGCTGACGCCGGTGAAGGTGGCCAGGGGCGAGCCCGCGGTGGCCCTCCTGCACGTGCGCAACACCGGCCGCCGCCGCCACGCCGGGCTGGTGGCCCGCGACACCTGCCGGGGCACGTCCGTCACGGTGGAGGTGCCGGCGCTGGCCCGCGACACCGCGCGGACGGTGTCGTACCGGCTGCCCACCCGGCGGCGCGGGGAGACGCCCGTCGGGCCGTTGCTGCTCGACCGCACCGACCCGTTCGGGCTGGCGCGGCGCTCGATCGCGTACGGGCGCACCGACCTGCTCCTGGTCCGGCCGCGTACGGTGCCGCTCGCGCCCCCGCACGCCGGCCGCCGCAGGCACCTCGACGGGCTCGACTCGCGCTCCGCGCCGAACGGGGCGATCAGCTTCAACGGGCTGCGCGACTACGTGATCGGCGACGACCTGCGGCACGTCCACTGGCGCTCCACGGCCCGCACCGGCGTCCTCATGGTCAAGGAGCTGACCGACGTCAACCTGCCGAGCACCGTTACGGTCCTGGACACCCGGTACTCGTCGTACGAAGGGGACGACGAGTTCGAGCTGGCCGTGGACGTGGCGGCGTCGGTGGCCTGCGCGGTGACGCGCGACCGCTTCCCCGTGCGGCTGCTCACGGGGGCGGGGGAACTGCTGCACGCCAAGGGCGGGCCGGGGGAGACCGAGGAGGTCCTGGACCGGCTCGCCGTGGTGGAGCGCTCCGAACAGGCGGACGCGCCGCTCCACGCCCTGCGCCGGGCGGGCTCGGGCGGGGCGCTGGTGCTGGTCAGCGGCTCGTTCGCGGGGCTCGCGGACGTGGCGGCCGTGCGGCGGCGCTTCGACGAGGTGCTGTTCGTGCGGGTGGGCGAGCCGGTGGAGGGCGGGCGGCCGGCGGCGGCCGGGGTGACGGTCATCGAGATCAGCGACCTGGCGGACCTGGCGGCGGCATGGCCCCGCTAG
- a CDS encoding DUF3488 and transglutaminase-like domain-containing protein: MSAGAYAAGAPVRGLVSVGVVALLAATAGLAFDGVFPFAALLPVVGLAAGAPCVLSVLLYGRLPLRGTVPVSVLGWLVAVSATLFRSEAWLGFLPGPAAVRAALLGVRDAGGRLLTTILPAAPDSTAVVLVSFLVWAAALAGAEIALRSRSVMLPALAALPVLAVAVVLGVAGAGSVVPYAAVFAGLTLLLGLVRAARSAGTLAAGVPLLACLVLAAVVTAPALPMAERPYDVRRLVEQPPPRPINGVSALDQVSAWLQNPQRELFTVATASEANLRLAVLDTFDGVTWTSGAGFVPTGGRVPGQEGGGDPVTQRFTLQKLPGPWLPAADRPLLVKGAGIVVDPATGMLAGTQAREGMTYEVTSGIRHYTAEDLRAAVPAADPAALRLPDGPDGRTPPQRARLLAIARRATAGAQSPTQRAARLAAYLRKHAVNDVNSPPGHGYRSVEFFLTESRRGTTEQFAASFALLARAIGLPSRIVVGFRPGTGSGSGSGSGSGSGSGTGSGSGSGSGGVRQVRGGDVLAWAEVEFEGIGWVPFYPTPSRTRSGGGGDVAEGAPKQAREIEQAINSDSSEPKPTPTAANRATPTPAPRPGGSSGPLVWAAVPAAALLVYLLAVLVVPPLRRMRRRRAAVPAARVVGAWRQTVARLRVAGIPVPSDALTAGEVASLAESVLGPAAREPLTTLAGVANLATFGGAPVDEADADLAWRHFGGVDALVRQKVGLASRLAHRLSPRSLVG, encoded by the coding sequence GTGAGTGCCGGAGCGTACGCGGCCGGGGCGCCGGTGCGGGGGCTGGTGTCCGTGGGGGTCGTGGCGCTGCTGGCCGCGACGGCCGGGCTCGCCTTCGACGGGGTGTTCCCGTTCGCCGCCCTGCTCCCCGTGGTCGGCCTGGCGGCCGGGGCGCCGTGCGTGCTGTCGGTGCTGCTGTACGGCCGGTTGCCGCTCCGGGGAACGGTCCCGGTCAGCGTGCTGGGCTGGCTGGTGGCGGTGTCGGCGACGCTGTTCAGGTCGGAGGCCTGGCTCGGGTTCCTGCCCGGCCCGGCCGCCGTGCGCGCGGCGCTGCTCGGCGTGCGCGACGCGGGCGGCCGGCTCCTGACCACGATCCTCCCGGCGGCGCCCGACAGCACGGCCGTCGTGCTGGTCAGCTTCCTGGTCTGGGCCGCCGCCCTGGCCGGGGCGGAGATCGCGCTGCGGTCCAGGTCCGTCATGCTGCCCGCCCTGGCCGCGCTCCCCGTGCTCGCCGTCGCGGTCGTGCTGGGGGTCGCCGGGGCCGGGTCCGTGGTGCCGTACGCGGCGGTGTTCGCCGGGCTGACCCTGCTGCTCGGCCTGGTCAGGGCGGCCAGGTCGGCGGGGACGCTCGCGGCGGGCGTGCCGCTGCTGGCCTGCCTCGTGCTGGCGGCCGTCGTCACCGCGCCCGCCCTGCCCATGGCCGAGCGCCCGTACGACGTGCGCCGGCTCGTCGAGCAGCCCCCGCCGCGGCCGATCAACGGCGTGAGCGCGCTCGACCAGGTGTCGGCGTGGCTGCAGAACCCGCAGCGCGAGCTGTTCACGGTCGCCACCGCCTCGGAGGCGAACCTGCGCCTGGCCGTCCTGGACACCTTCGACGGGGTCACGTGGACGTCGGGCGCGGGGTTCGTCCCCACGGGCGGGCGGGTGCCGGGGCAGGAGGGCGGCGGGGACCCGGTCACGCAGCGGTTCACCCTGCAGAAGCTCCCGGGCCCGTGGCTGCCCGCCGCCGACCGGCCGCTGCTGGTCAAGGGCGCGGGCATCGTGGTCGATCCCGCGACGGGCATGCTGGCCGGCACGCAGGCGCGCGAGGGCATGACGTACGAGGTGACCTCGGGGATCCGCCACTACACGGCGGAGGATCTGCGCGCGGCCGTCCCCGCCGCCGACCCGGCCGCGCTGCGGCTGCCGGACGGGCCGGACGGCCGCACCCCGCCGCAGCGGGCCCGCCTCCTCGCCATCGCCCGCCGCGCCACGGCCGGGGCGCAGAGCCCGACGCAGCGGGCCGCGCGGCTGGCGGCCTACCTGCGCAAGCACGCGGTGAACGACGTCAACTCGCCGCCCGGGCACGGCTACCGCAGCGTCGAGTTCTTCCTGACGGAGTCGCGCAGGGGGACGACGGAGCAGTTCGCCGCCTCGTTCGCGCTGCTGGCCCGCGCGATCGGGCTGCCGAGCCGGATCGTCGTGGGCTTCCGCCCGGGAACCGGCTCCGGCTCGGGGTCGGGCTCGGGCTCCGGCTCTGGCTCGGGAACCGGCTCTGGCTCGGGTTCCGGCTCCGGTGGGGTGCGGCAGGTGCGGGGTGGGGACGTGCTGGCCTGGGCCGAGGTCGAGTTCGAGGGGATCGGGTGGGTGCCGTTCTACCCGACGCCGTCGCGTACGAGGTCGGGAGGGGGCGGTGACGTGGCCGAGGGCGCGCCGAAGCAGGCGCGGGAGATCGAGCAGGCGATCAACAGCGACTCCTCCGAGCCCAAGCCGACCCCGACGGCCGCCAACCGCGCCACCCCGACCCCGGCGCCGCGTCCCGGCGGCTCCTCCGGCCCGCTCGTCTGGGCGGCCGTGCCCGCCGCCGCCCTCCTGGTGTACCTCCTGGCCGTGCTCGTCGTGCCGCCGCTGAGGCGGATGCGCCGCCGCCGGGCCGCCGTGCCCGCCGCGCGGGTGGTGGGGGCGTGGCGGCAGACGGTGGCCAGGCTGCGCGTGGCCGGGATCCCGGTGCCCTCGGACGCGCTGACCGCCGGCGAGGTGGCGTCTCTGGCCGAGTCCGTCCTGGGTCCTGCCGCGCGTGAACCGCTCACGACGCTCGCCGGCGTGGCCAACCTGGCGACGTTCGGGGGAGCGCCCGTGGACGAGGCCGACGCCGACCTGGCCTGGCGCCACTTCGGTGGCGTGGACGCGCTGGTGCGGCAGAAGGTCGGCCTCGCGAGCAGGCTCGCGCACCGCCTGTCGCCGAGATCCCTGGTGGGGTAG
- a CDS encoding protein kinase domain-containing protein, translated as MTVTTERVRGYRLLERAGQDGPWTAHLARSAATGAEVLVKTLACHRADRRALKRIVRGFGFPEALAAHDGVIPVLEVGATGDGRPYLVTPLHGGLTLAERLGRSLPMPLDEALGLLRAVADALAATHAAGGVHGRVTPENVIVAGRGVALTGFAMSALMSIVELPDGTLPSVHAAPEELEGHPPVPGSDVYALGSMVYELLAGRPAFPLDGAGGTAKFVLGVLTEAPPPLPPGVPPDLAETLRKAMAKTPADRPTATDLATVASQLLTAHPPTALPAQPPTTRLTVGDAGQPPTTRLPLGDPAQPPTTRLPLGDAGQPSTARLPLGDAGQPLTARLPSPSPEDSGAVERSGPRELVWTVDPDRSQVRPPAGPQPFSQPPPEVSAPHAPAAEPGRRSRVPLLVTTASVLAVVVGVGSVALAMNGRPDARQPAGATSAALDPTTPGTPPEADHQPTDQPTDQATDRPTDRPTGQPTPPGESQPQTSKPPARRQTVDPAAVAAYRPKSLKVVSDNGTAVTLAWKAVRKSGYPVVIQQAPGNRLVSSAGGSNTYTLGGLDPVTGYCFKVGTVVALGQPSSVAWSSALCIRGAAETSPGSQDDQVQPPIVLPLATPPPS; from the coding sequence ATGACGGTGACGACCGAGCGGGTCCGCGGCTACCGGCTGCTGGAGCGGGCCGGCCAGGACGGCCCGTGGACCGCGCACCTCGCCCGGTCCGCGGCCACGGGGGCCGAGGTGCTGGTCAAGACGCTCGCGTGCCACCGGGCCGACCGGCGGGCGCTGAAGCGGATCGTCCGCGGCTTCGGCTTCCCCGAGGCGCTGGCGGCCCACGACGGCGTGATCCCGGTGCTGGAGGTGGGGGCCACCGGCGACGGGCGGCCGTACCTGGTGACGCCGCTCCACGGCGGTCTCACGCTCGCCGAGCGGCTGGGGCGGAGCCTGCCGATGCCGCTCGACGAGGCGCTGGGGCTGCTGCGGGCGGTGGCGGACGCGCTCGCCGCCACGCACGCGGCGGGCGGCGTGCACGGCCGGGTCACGCCCGAGAACGTCATCGTGGCCGGTCGCGGGGTGGCGCTCACGGGGTTCGCCATGTCCGCGCTGATGTCGATCGTGGAGCTGCCCGACGGCACGCTCCCGTCGGTGCACGCGGCGCCGGAGGAGCTGGAGGGCCACCCGCCCGTGCCCGGCTCCGACGTGTACGCGCTGGGGTCGATGGTGTACGAGCTGCTGGCGGGCCGGCCCGCGTTCCCGCTGGACGGGGCGGGGGGCACGGCCAAGTTCGTGCTCGGGGTGCTGACGGAGGCGCCGCCGCCGCTCCCGCCGGGGGTGCCGCCGGACCTGGCCGAGACCCTGCGGAAGGCGATGGCCAAGACCCCGGCCGACCGCCCGACCGCCACCGACCTGGCCACCGTCGCCTCCCAGCTCCTGACCGCCCACCCACCGACCGCACTCCCGGCCCAACCACCGACCACCCGCCTCACCGTCGGCGACGCGGGCCAACCGCCGACCACCCGACTCCCCCTCGGGGACCCGGCCCAGCCGCCGACCACCCGACTCCCCCTCGGGGACGCGGGGCAGCCCTCGACGGCCCGCCTGCCCCTCGGGGACGCGGGACAGCCCCTCACCGCGCGCCTCCCCTCGCCCTCCCCTGAGGACTCGGGAGCGGTGGAGCGGTCGGGGCCCCGTGAGCTGGTCTGGACGGTGGACCCCGACCGTTCCCAGGTCAGGCCGCCCGCCGGCCCTCAGCCCTTCTCCCAGCCTCCCCCCGAGGTCTCCGCGCCCCACGCCCCCGCCGCCGAGCCGGGCCGCCGCAGCCGGGTCCCGCTGCTGGTCACCACGGCCTCGGTGCTGGCCGTGGTGGTGGGCGTGGGCAGCGTGGCCCTGGCGATGAACGGCCGGCCCGACGCCCGGCAACCCGCCGGCGCGACGTCCGCCGCCCTCGACCCCACGACCCCCGGCACACCGCCCGAGGCCGACCACCAGCCGACAGATCAGCCGACGGACCAGGCGACGGACCGGCCCACGGACCGGCCCACCGGCCAACCGACGCCGCCGGGAGAGTCGCAACCACAGACGAGCAAGCCGCCCGCGCGCCGCCAGACCGTCGATCCCGCCGCGGTGGCCGCGTACCGTCCCAAGAGCCTCAAGGTGGTGTCCGACAACGGCACCGCCGTGACCCTCGCCTGGAAGGCGGTACGCAAGAGCGGCTACCCCGTGGTGATCCAGCAGGCCCCCGGCAACCGGCTGGTGTCGTCGGCCGGCGGCAGCAACACCTACACCCTGGGCGGCCTCGACCCGGTCACGGGCTACTGCTTCAAGGTCGGCACCGTGGTCGCTCTCGGCCAGCCCTCGTCCGTGGCGTGGTCGTCGGCCCTGTGCATCCGCGGCGCCGCGGAGACGAGCCCGGGCAGCCAGGACGACCAGGTCCAGCCCCCGATCGTGCTCCCCCTGGCCACCCCGCCACCCTCCTGA
- the mycP gene encoding type VII secretion-associated serine protease mycosin, translating to MPFSWYGAAAIGLVLTLTPTPAPTPVPTSVPTSGPTRTVTCDPEPGVAEVTGRPWPQERLRFERVWRFTRGEGVTVAVVDSGVDATHPQLAGAVTTQVDLTGTDLRDCVGHGTAVAGIIAGRDLTARGVPVMGVAPAARIVSIKQTEGSSGDVSRLAQGIRRAAELGADVINVSVQAHDHPALKAAVAYAQAKDAVIVAAAGNVRQDDGVVTPAYPAEYPGVIAVGAASPDGGKSEFSNSVTRISVTAPGAGITSAWTGGGYRTELDGTSFAAPFVAGVAALVRARHPELDHWQVKRRLERTADGGGAAGTGAGLVNPLLAVTSVQPDAGESAPAAPPIVLARAPVPDPRTRGVAMAITAGAVGATALVVFLALTLPRARRRGWRAGGAQTFTGKLKS from the coding sequence GTGCCTTTCTCCTGGTACGGCGCCGCGGCCATCGGCCTGGTGCTGACCCTCACCCCGACCCCCGCGCCGACCCCTGTGCCGACCTCTGTGCCGACCTCTGGGCCCACCCGCACGGTCACGTGCGACCCCGAGCCCGGCGTGGCGGAGGTCACCGGCAGGCCGTGGCCGCAGGAGAGGCTGAGGTTCGAGCGGGTGTGGCGCTTCACCAGGGGCGAAGGGGTCACCGTCGCCGTCGTGGACAGCGGCGTGGACGCCACGCACCCCCAGCTCGCCGGCGCCGTCACCACCCAGGTCGATCTCACGGGCACGGACCTGCGCGACTGCGTCGGGCACGGCACGGCGGTGGCCGGGATCATCGCGGGACGGGACCTCACCGCGCGCGGCGTGCCCGTCATGGGCGTCGCGCCGGCCGCCCGGATCGTGTCGATCAAGCAGACCGAGGGCAGCTCGGGCGACGTGTCCCGGCTGGCCCAGGGCATCAGGCGGGCCGCGGAGCTGGGCGCGGACGTGATCAACGTCTCCGTGCAGGCGCACGACCATCCGGCGCTGAAGGCCGCGGTGGCGTACGCGCAGGCCAAGGACGCGGTGATCGTGGCGGCCGCGGGCAACGTGCGGCAGGACGACGGCGTGGTCACGCCCGCGTACCCGGCCGAGTATCCCGGCGTGATCGCGGTCGGCGCGGCCTCGCCGGACGGTGGCAAGTCGGAGTTCTCCAACAGCGTGACCCGCATCTCGGTGACCGCCCCCGGAGCCGGGATCACGAGCGCGTGGACCGGCGGCGGCTACCGTACGGAGCTGGACGGCACCAGCTTCGCCGCCCCCTTCGTGGCGGGCGTCGCCGCCCTGGTCAGGGCCCGGCACCCCGAACTCGACCACTGGCAGGTCAAGCGCCGGCTGGAGCGCACGGCGGACGGCGGCGGCGCGGCCGGCACCGGGGCCGGGCTGGTCAACCCGCTGCTCGCGGTCACCTCGGTGCAGCCCGACGCCGGGGAGAGCGCGCCCGCCGCGCCGCCGATCGTGCTGGCCAGGGCCCCGGTGCCGGACCCGCGCACGCGCGGCGTCGCGATGGCGATCACGGCGGGGGCGGTGGGGGCCACCGCGCTGGTCGTGTTCCTGGCGTTGACGCTGCCCAGGGCCCGTCGCAGGGGCTGGCGGGCCGGAGGGGCCCAGACATTTACAGGAAAGTTGAAATCGTAG
- a CDS encoding WXG100 family type VII secretion target: MAEPTRYQEGSQHSAAERALIAHQNITQIHNRLTQIPATLGAAWQGESANVYRQVLDEWNPQFKKVIDALHTIAENLKSSGITYTEANTQASEVATRLKAALGGGQL, from the coding sequence GTGGCAGAGCCGACACGTTATCAAGAGGGCAGCCAGCATAGCGCGGCCGAACGCGCGCTCATCGCACACCAGAACATCACCCAGATCCACAACAGGCTCACCCAGATTCCCGCGACGCTCGGCGCCGCCTGGCAAGGCGAGTCCGCGAACGTCTACCGCCAGGTCCTCGACGAGTGGAACCCGCAGTTCAAGAAGGTCATCGACGCGCTGCACACGATCGCCGAGAACCTCAAGAGCTCGGGCATCACGTACACCGAGGCGAACACCCAGGCCAGCGAGGTCGCCACCAGGCTCAAGGCGGCGCTCGGCGGCGGCCAGCTCTGA
- a CDS encoding WXG100 family type VII secretion target — MTGGGDIILANFDEMDEIASELGRAYANLVGELADLEDDLKVLETWDGSAKEVYRTAKEQWNNAVVAMGDTMQRFGPALHDATEIMRDAEAANIRRWGT, encoded by the coding sequence ATGACGGGTGGCGGAGACATCATCCTCGCCAATTTCGACGAGATGGACGAGATCGCGTCGGAACTCGGCCGGGCCTACGCCAATCTGGTCGGCGAACTGGCCGACCTCGAAGACGACCTCAAGGTCCTGGAGACCTGGGACGGCTCCGCCAAGGAGGTCTACCGGACGGCCAAGGAGCAGTGGAACAACGCGGTCGTGGCCATGGGTGACACCATGCAGCGCTTCGGCCCCGCCCTGCACGACGCCACGGAGATCATGCGCGACGCGGAGGCCGCCAACATCCGCCGCTGGGGCACCTGA